ACTGGGTTCGATCCTGAGTGTGGCAGTAGTCGTTCGATAGAAAAGTTGGCCGGTAGTTTGATGTCACCGGATGGTATCAGTGTCGTTGAAGCAGTCGATGACGAAGAGGATCGCTTTGCTGTGAACGATCCTGCTAGCTCCTCGTTTTCCATACCATCGCCCTCAGTACGACGGCCTGTACGGGAGCAAATGTAAGCAGTGTTAGATTAGCAAAGAAGGAACGAGACCCTTATGTCGGCACACATTTTACCCGTATCCATTGCACTTGATTTGGAAAACATGTGGTCAGCAATGGTCACTAGCTACGTGCACAAAAAGTGGGCAAAATGCAAGCGCTCTTATCATGGAATTTGTGATCACTTTGCAATTTTTGCACTCACTTTGTTGTGACGCGAACTCAGCTGTTATTGACAGTAGTGTCAACACATTGCGAGAGTTGTAAACAGAGGATGTGACAGCAATGAAAACCGGTGTTTGACGTTTCTCGAAGTACCCCGGGTTGCTCGATAAGGGATTTTATGGGGCTCCTATTGGGCAATTCTATAAGAGATGTTATCGGGCTCTTCCCGGGCAGCTGAATGTTGTTACCGGGCTCCTATCGGTAGCCCGGTAAGGGATGTTGATGAAAACTTTGCTATTATGAATCGAAATTGCattttgggttccgtgttgatCGTGAGTTGTTTTGCGTAATGGCTATCCCTGATTTGACTCTTTGCGTTTCAAAAAACAAGGTCTTTAAACATACCAACAATTGTACATTGCACTACCACtgtttattgttaaaaaataacttaacCAAACAATTATTTAGTTTCTTGTGGCCCGTCCTGGGACGTTGTATTCCGTTTCGCCAGATACAGCTCGAGCAGCTTTTCGGTGGCACTGGGTACGTCTTCCTTTAGCTGGGACAATTTTTTGGAAGGGAAATCGGTTACATTTGTCGATGGATGACGATGGGTGAACGGTGTCCAGGCACCCTGTACACTCGGCACTTCCGTGTGCCAGTGTTTACGTAAGCGCATTTCCTCCGCCCGACCGTTCGACTGTTTCAGCACCTGGATCCATTTGGAGATTTCCTCGCGCGTATTGTTGCGACAGTTTATCCACGTTCGCTCTCCGTTTAAAAATTCAGCCGACATTACGGCCGTTCGGTGGCGCCGGGGCTTTACGTACACCACCACACCCGGATTGGACCGGCTGAAATCGACCAGTTCCTGTTCGAGGAACTCGCGCATTCCCTTGCTGGACCCGCTGGTTTTACAGTACTTCAGGGTGATACGCTGCAGTTGGCACACGTAACGACCGATTCCATTCTGTAGTGGGGCTCGCGGGAAACCAGATTTGAGAAACAAATGCGAATTGGACATGTTTTTAGTTCCGGACAAACGGCACGCAAAGCACGCAAAATAAGCACACCGCGGAGGAGAACGACAACAAACCGGGTCGTAAAACGTCAAACTTAGGAATGCCGCCATCTGTCAGTCTGACTGGCAGCGCGCAGCTGTTTGTTTACgtcgggtggaaaattaattcaatttccacGAGCTTACAAAACGATGGAGAGCACACAGGAAATTCCGCACAGAGTGTTAGAACTTTTCAGCGGCATCGGTGGAATGCGAATGGCGTTGGAGCGTAAGTGCTTTATGGAACGGTTTCTCGTTAACTGAACTTAATTTTCTTGCTTCCGTTTCCATAGACACCGGCAAAGCCTTTACGATCGAATGTGCGATCGACGTGAATCCGATAGCGAACGCAGTTTACAGCCATAATTTCGGTGATAAAATTGTCCGCAATGGAAACATATTGAGCCTGAATGCAGAGAAAATTTCCAAGCTAAATGTTAACACAATCCTTATGTCGCCACCATGTCAACCTTTCACGAGGAATGGGAAATTCAACGACATTAACGATAGGCGTACGGATCCTTTTAGGCACATTTGCGATCTGCTTGACAAGATACCGTTGGTCAACTTTATTCTGATGGAAAATGTGAAGGGCTTTGAAAAATCTCAAGCATGCCAAATGTACAAAACCCGTTTGGAGGAGGCTGGCTTTCACTATCAAGAATATATTGTTTCACCCCATCAGTTGGGTGTGCCGAACACCAGGCACCGCTACTACTGTGTcgcaaaacgcaaagaaactGATTTTAAATGGAAAAGTGAGGCAATTATCCTCCAACAGCAGGATACTCGGAGCGATGAACAAATTAATATAGGAGCAATCGTGGAACAGCACTTAGAAGACTCGGAACTGTATGCGCTGAAAAGTGCAGCGTTATTAAAGCATCTCCCACTGATGGACGTTTGTACACCGGAGTCAACGAATTCGATGTGCTTCACGAAAGCATACACACATTACGCGGAAGGAACCGGTTCTGTATTTTGTCCCCTGCCGAAGGAAGAATTCGACAAGATTTACTCCAGCGCAATgaatgctgatgatgatgatcggaAGTTGGCTTTGTTGCAGGAACTACGGGTACGATATTTTACTCCAAAAGAAGTTGCTCGACTGATGAGTTTTCCGAACCATTTTACCTTCCCCGACAATGTAACCAATAAGCAACGTTATCGAACGCTGGGCAATAGTATAAACGTGCTTGTTGTCGGTGTATTGTTGCAGGAGTTGTAAGAACACAAAAGAAATCTGAACATGCTCTACATAGTCACGTGTGATTCGCCCGAGAGTCACAGTCAGTGTATATATTCCaatgaaaatatattaaacaatGACcacaggaaaaggaaaaaaagagggTTGGTACATAATTTTTCGAAGAATTTTTCCTAGTTATCCCAGTCCGATTCTTCTGTCCATTCGGATTCGGCCAATGCCGATTCTTCTTGAAGTGAGCTACCGATTTCCGTATAATATTCCGGTGTCCACCAATCCAGTACGGTTACGTTGCGCACGGGATCGAATACCAGCTCATCTATCCGTTTACCGCAGTAGTTACCCAGCTCGAGACTAATCTTGTAGCGCATCATGCTCTGGGAAAGTGTTTGGACGATGTTTTTCACAAACAACGTCTCGTTGTACATTGGTATCACTTTAAGGAAATCGGTCGTTATCTGGAAATAACATGAAGCCGTCAAGCAGTCGGtctaaaaaatatatgtatataacCCACCATCAACATCTGGCATCCTTCCTCCGGGTTCATGTAGATATCCTGCAAAAATGCGAGCGAGCTTTTCTCGCGCTGTAGTTGCGCCGACCGTGCAGGCCGACTACCCGGTGCTAGTCGTGTTTTCAGACGAAAACAGTACGTCCAGCAGTTCTTTGTACGCTTGTGCCAAGTGGTAAGTAGCTGCCGACCGATAACACGATACTGATGACGGTTCGATAACATCGTCAAGCGCTCCACAAACGGTGGGTACAGATAGTACAGCGATCGTATGACGGCTGATCGTAGACCGCGCAACCGTACCATGCTGGCCGGTTGAAAGCGTGCCGGTATATCGATGGATTGATCATAGTACGATCGGTACAGTTGCGTCCAGAACCGCCCACTCTGCACGACCTCCGCCGTTTTACGACAAATCAGTGCAAATCGGCAAACATCTTCCGGGCGTATAAATTTCGACACCAGAAACCATACATCGATATGATAGTCATTGTACACGACTACCTGT
This region of Anopheles marshallii chromosome 2, idAnoMarsDA_429_01, whole genome shotgun sequence genomic DNA includes:
- the LOC128710394 gene encoding 39S ribosomal protein L43, mitochondrial, whose translation is MSNSHLFLKSGFPRAPLQNGIGRYVCQLQRITLKYCKTSGSSKGMREFLEQELVDFSRSNPGVVVYVKPRRHRTAVMSAEFLNGERTWINCRNNTREEISKWIQVLKQSNGRAEEMRLRKHWHTEVPSVQGAWTPFTHRHPSTNVTDFPSKKLSQLKEDVPSATEKLLELYLAKRNTTSQDGPQETK
- the LOC128710393 gene encoding tRNA (cytosine(38)-C(5))-methyltransferase; the protein is MESTQEIPHRVLELFSGIGGMRMALEHTGKAFTIECAIDVNPIANAVYSHNFGDKIVRNGNILSLNAEKISKLNVNTILMSPPCQPFTRNGKFNDINDRRTDPFRHICDLLDKIPLVNFILMENVKGFEKSQACQMYKTRLEEAGFHYQEYIVSPHQLGVPNTRHRYYCVAKRKETDFKWKSEAIILQQQDTRSDEQINIGAIVEQHLEDSELYALKSAALLKHLPLMDVCTPESTNSMCFTKAYTHYAEGTGSVFCPLPKEEFDKIYSSAMNADDDDRKLALLQELRVRYFTPKEVARLMSFPNHFTFPDNVTNKQRYRTLGNSINVLVVGVLLQEL
- the LOC128708099 gene encoding transmembrane protein 183; its protein translation is MALSVKVKPTKSRSTYGRDPTIYDYANSSKCSNRSSKSSNKITLTEIDLETEPLGDDPEHTSGIGWSDKQCLAEGTPQVVVYNDYHIDVWFLVSKFIRPEDVCRFALICRKTAEVVQSGRFWTQLYRSYYDQSIDIPARFQPASMVRLRGLRSAVIRSLYYLYPPFVERLTMLSNRHQYRVIGRQLLTTWHKRTKNCWTYCFRLKTRLAPGSRPARSAQLQREKSSLAFLQDIYMNPEEGCQMLMITTDFLKVIPMYNETLFVKNIVQTLSQSMMRYKISLELGNYCGKRIDELVFDPVRNVTVLDWWTPEYYTEIGSSLQEESALAESEWTEESDWDN